A DNA window from Thiopseudomonas alkaliphila contains the following coding sequences:
- a CDS encoding heme biosynthesis protein HemY: MKRAYLFILLAIVIAAAVGVMMTQHTGYVLLAWKGYRFESSLWVFLAILAVIGVALYAIRLLLTMLLISAGVLNPWSSLNRRRRARIAAEKGMLELAEGRWETALRHLKLAARDNPQPLVYLLGAAQAAERLGHSEEAESYLEQALARQPKAELAVALTHAELQWYRDDRFAAQETLMAMQHNYPTNKEVLERLQHVLQIQEDWPTVLSLLPALRKAKTMTPEQLDELERKAWIGRIEQSCELESDQQLAREKLQQAWKQLSNSLRHDPAILAAYSFELHRLGSSNEAEQLLRQALKQSLNNRLIELYGRIPGSDLAKQLQLAESWLPQQPNNPILLRCLARLCVKNQLWGKAKDYFERSLQHARQAQTCVELAQLLGELGETQRSNQLFSEGLQLTAGSQQLPAPSDS, translated from the coding sequence ATGAAGCGCGCCTATTTATTTATTTTACTCGCCATCGTGATTGCCGCAGCCGTTGGCGTGATGATGACCCAACACACCGGTTATGTTCTGCTGGCTTGGAAAGGTTATCGTTTTGAGTCCAGTTTGTGGGTCTTTTTAGCTATTTTAGCGGTTATTGGTGTAGCGCTATATGCCATACGACTGTTACTCACTATGTTGCTAATTTCTGCTGGTGTTTTAAACCCTTGGTCGAGCCTCAATCGCCGTCGTCGCGCTCGCATTGCGGCCGAAAAAGGTATGCTTGAACTAGCTGAAGGTCGTTGGGAAACGGCTCTCCGCCACTTAAAACTAGCAGCCCGTGATAACCCACAGCCTTTAGTCTATCTACTTGGCGCGGCCCAAGCCGCTGAGCGCCTAGGTCACTCTGAAGAGGCTGAAAGCTATTTAGAGCAAGCCCTCGCTCGCCAGCCAAAAGCCGAACTAGCAGTAGCACTCACCCATGCTGAGCTGCAATGGTATAGGGATGATCGTTTTGCTGCCCAGGAAACGCTAATGGCCATGCAACATAATTACCCTACCAACAAAGAAGTCTTAGAGCGATTGCAGCATGTCCTGCAAATCCAAGAAGATTGGCCAACGGTTTTATCTTTACTGCCAGCGCTACGTAAAGCTAAAACCATGACCCCAGAGCAGCTCGATGAGCTAGAGCGCAAAGCCTGGATTGGGCGGATTGAGCAAAGCTGTGAGTTAGAAAGTGATCAACAACTTGCGCGCGAAAAACTGCAACAGGCATGGAAACAGCTCTCTAACTCGTTACGTCATGATCCTGCAATCTTAGCGGCTTACAGCTTTGAGCTACATCGTTTAGGCTCCAGTAACGAAGCTGAACAGCTACTACGCCAAGCCCTTAAACAGTCATTAAATAATCGTTTAATCGAACTCTATGGCCGTATTCCAGGCTCGGATCTCGCTAAACAACTACAGTTAGCAGAAAGCTGGTTACCACAACAACCGAACAATCCTATTTTATTACGCTGCTTAGCCCGCTTATGTGTAAAAAATCAGTTATGGGGTAAAGCTAAAGACTATTTTGAACGTAGCCTACAGCATGCCCGTCAAGCACAGACCTGTGTCGAGCTAGCACAGTTGCTCGGTGAGCTAGGTGAAACTCAGCGCAGTAATCAGCTGTTCAGCGAAGGCTTGCAGCTTACTGCAGGCAGCCAACAACTACCGGCCCCCTCCGATTCTTAA
- a CDS encoding uroporphyrinogen-III C-methyltransferase: protein MSQAPNSETKPAQAPTAATASNHSSKDATGSQSTTAHTAPSAATTQSTEKSAKGLASAALVIAILGLGLGAWGLSQSNPADSTVQLQSELHSALTAIDGLNNQLAEQQSLLEQRLAALPKADALAKERQLVAHLQADQQKLAERVELALGSSRQDWRLAEAEHLLRMASLRLSALQDVSSARVLIDGADQILYSQNDPAAFAAREALAKNLTQLDSLAKLDRTGLFVRLGALRDQAKSLVSALPEFQADAPKSATKQPTRWEEWQDEMAKYVRISTETGEVLKPLLAGKSLTEVRLSLSLALEQAQWAALNGETEVYQGALKQTAAIIDEFFSAEDQPAQALRNQVQELSQQPVNQKMPDLSAAIHTLQTYIQQRAQPKAATEQEAN from the coding sequence ATGAGCCAAGCACCTAATTCTGAAACCAAGCCAGCTCAAGCGCCTACTGCAGCGACGGCCTCGAATCATTCCAGCAAAGATGCAACTGGCTCGCAATCAACCACTGCTCATACTGCACCTAGCGCTGCAACCACTCAGAGCACGGAAAAGTCAGCTAAAGGCCTCGCCAGCGCCGCTTTAGTCATCGCGATTTTAGGTCTAGGCTTGGGGGCTTGGGGCTTAAGCCAATCAAACCCAGCAGACAGCACTGTACAACTACAGTCAGAGTTACACAGTGCGCTAACAGCGATTGATGGATTAAACAATCAATTAGCAGAGCAGCAGAGCCTGCTCGAGCAACGCTTAGCCGCATTACCTAAAGCCGACGCGCTAGCCAAAGAGCGTCAACTAGTGGCGCACTTACAAGCTGATCAGCAAAAACTAGCGGAACGGGTCGAGTTAGCATTAGGCTCAAGTCGCCAAGACTGGCGCTTAGCTGAAGCTGAGCACTTATTACGGATGGCCAGCTTACGTTTGTCTGCCCTCCAAGATGTTAGCAGTGCTCGAGTGTTGATTGATGGTGCAGATCAAATCCTCTACAGCCAAAATGATCCTGCTGCCTTTGCCGCCCGTGAAGCGCTAGCAAAAAATCTAACCCAGCTAGATAGCCTAGCTAAATTGGATCGTACCGGTTTATTTGTGCGCTTAGGTGCACTACGCGACCAAGCTAAAAGTTTGGTTTCAGCTCTGCCTGAATTTCAAGCCGATGCCCCCAAATCAGCCACTAAGCAACCGACACGCTGGGAAGAATGGCAAGATGAAATGGCTAAATATGTGCGCATCAGCACTGAAACCGGTGAAGTATTGAAGCCGCTGCTGGCCGGCAAAAGTTTAACTGAGGTTCGTCTATCCCTTAGCTTAGCGCTGGAACAAGCGCAATGGGCCGCTCTAAACGGTGAAACCGAGGTCTATCAGGGCGCTCTCAAGCAAACCGCAGCTATTATTGATGAGTTTTTTAGCGCTGAAGATCAACCTGCTCAAGCCTTACGCAATCAGGTACAAGAACTTAGCCAACAACCTGTCAATCAGAAAATGCCTGACCTTTCTGCCGCAATCCACACACTGCAAACCTATATTCAGCAACGGGCACAACCTAAAGCAGCCACTGAACAAGAGGCTAATTAA
- a CDS encoding uroporphyrinogen-III synthase produces MSAWRLLITRPAADCALLAAQLAEQQIYSSSLPLLAMRELAETAAQRALLLNLDQYHAIVVVSKPAARLILERLDRYWVQPPLHPTWFTVGAASGKILQQQGLVTHWPDPHDGDDSEALLALPSFQQSLTQAVQPRVLIVRGSTGREFLANTLKAQQVQVDFLPIYQRYLPDYAADELIQRINQEQLNGIAVSSEQSLLNLLKLAADKWNLLQAMPLFVPSARVATTAKHAGAQQVINCQGASNQKLIAALHHSSSLLKNKD; encoded by the coding sequence ATGAGTGCATGGCGCTTATTGATCACTCGGCCCGCTGCCGACTGCGCTCTGCTAGCAGCGCAGCTGGCTGAGCAGCAAATTTATAGCAGCAGCTTGCCGTTATTGGCCATGCGCGAACTGGCTGAAACAGCCGCGCAGCGCGCGCTATTGCTAAATCTAGATCAATATCACGCCATTGTGGTGGTCAGCAAACCCGCTGCTCGCTTAATTCTTGAGCGCTTAGATCGTTATTGGGTGCAGCCACCGCTACACCCAACTTGGTTTACCGTAGGCGCGGCTTCGGGAAAGATTCTGCAACAACAAGGACTTGTCACGCACTGGCCTGATCCCCATGACGGGGATGACAGTGAAGCGTTGCTGGCCCTACCTAGCTTTCAACAGTCGCTAACCCAAGCAGTACAGCCACGGGTACTGATTGTACGCGGTAGTACGGGGCGTGAGTTTTTAGCTAATACGTTAAAAGCGCAGCAAGTACAGGTGGATTTTTTACCGATTTATCAGCGCTATCTGCCTGACTATGCAGCCGATGAGTTAATTCAACGTATCAACCAAGAGCAACTCAATGGAATTGCCGTTAGTAGTGAGCAAAGCCTACTAAATTTGCTAAAGTTAGCAGCAGATAAATGGAACCTCCTGCAAGCCATGCCACTTTTTGTGCCCAGTGCACGTGTTGCGACAACCGCCAAACACGCAGGCGCGCAGCAGGTTATTAATTGTCAGGGTGCAAGCAACCAAAAACTAATTGCCGCACTGCACCACTCTTCATCTTTATTAAAGAACAAGGATTAA
- the hemC gene encoding hydroxymethylbilane synthase, which yields MSSREIRIATRKSALALWQAEFVKSELEKAHPNLKVSLVPMVSRGDQLLDSPLAKIGGKGLFVKELELALLEDRADIAVHSMKDVPMHFPEGLGLFCICEREDPRDAFVSNNFSSLDELPQGSIVGTSSLRRQAQLLKLRPDLTINFLRGNVNTRLAKLDAGEYDAIILAAAGLLRLGFAERIRSYLSVEDSLPAGGQGAVGIECRVDDDELHQLLAVLHDPDTADRVTAERALNTHLNGGCQVPIACYAVLEQDQLWLRGMVGQPDGSQLLMAQARAPRTQASQLGVQVAEDLLSQGAGEILAAVYQDAETP from the coding sequence ATGTCATCTCGTGAAATTCGTATTGCTACTCGTAAAAGTGCGCTTGCTTTGTGGCAAGCCGAATTTGTTAAAAGTGAGTTAGAAAAAGCTCACCCGAATCTTAAAGTTAGCTTAGTCCCTATGGTTAGTCGCGGTGACCAACTACTGGACTCACCGCTGGCGAAAATTGGCGGTAAAGGCTTATTTGTTAAAGAGTTAGAGCTGGCGTTACTCGAAGACCGGGCAGATATTGCTGTGCACTCAATGAAAGATGTACCTATGCATTTTCCTGAAGGCTTGGGGTTATTTTGCATCTGTGAGCGCGAAGATCCACGCGACGCCTTTGTTTCCAATAATTTTTCTTCATTAGACGAGCTGCCCCAAGGCAGTATTGTCGGCACCTCCAGCTTACGCCGCCAAGCCCAACTACTAAAACTTCGCCCCGATCTAACCATTAATTTTTTACGTGGCAACGTGAATACCCGTCTCGCCAAATTGGATGCGGGAGAGTACGACGCCATTATTTTAGCTGCAGCGGGTCTACTGCGTTTAGGCTTTGCTGAGCGGATTCGCAGCTATTTATCGGTTGAAGATAGCCTTCCAGCTGGCGGCCAAGGTGCGGTAGGTATTGAGTGCCGCGTCGATGATGACGAACTGCATCAACTATTAGCTGTGCTACATGATCCCGATACTGCTGATCGAGTCACCGCCGAACGTGCCCTAAACACGCATCTTAATGGTGGCTGCCAAGTGCCTATCGCTTGCTATGCCGTACTCGAACAAGATCAACTATGGTTGCGTGGTATGGTCGGTCAGCCCGATGGCAGTCAGTTACTGATGGCCCAAGCCCGTGCTCCACGCACCCAAGCCAGTCAATTGGGGGTGCAGGTCGCTGAAGACTTACTCAGCCAAGGCGCAGGCGAGATTTTAGCCGCAGTTTATCAGGACGCTGAAACACCATGA
- a CDS encoding LytR/AlgR family response regulator transcription factor, whose translation MNVLIALDAPLAKERLLRLLKQFNSYNVLTKEARNSQETIDLAKQYVPEVVLLDFNISGLSGLETAAQLKQLNPPPAVIFYTAHDEYALQAFDACAEGYLVTPIRLEQLNKALDNAAKFIRLRLNKQNKTTTEHGRTHISARTHKGNELVPIKSVICFIADNKYVSVIHTQGEVLIEDSLKFLEEELGDQFLRIHRNALINLDAAQRLERTSSNALQIHLKGLDHPLNVSRRHASAVRKAIEEHGS comes from the coding sequence ATGAATGTATTAATTGCTCTCGACGCCCCTCTAGCAAAAGAGCGGTTATTGCGCCTTTTAAAGCAGTTCAACAGCTATAACGTTTTGACTAAAGAGGCTAGAAACAGCCAAGAAACCATTGATCTCGCTAAACAATATGTGCCTGAAGTTGTCTTGTTAGACTTCAACATTTCAGGACTTTCTGGACTAGAAACAGCCGCGCAACTTAAACAATTGAACCCTCCCCCTGCTGTTATTTTCTATACAGCGCATGATGAGTATGCCTTACAAGCCTTTGATGCCTGCGCTGAAGGCTATCTAGTTACCCCTATCCGGTTAGAGCAACTAAACAAGGCGTTAGATAACGCGGCTAAATTTATTCGACTACGACTCAATAAACAGAACAAAACTACAACAGAACATGGACGAACTCACATCTCAGCTAGAACCCACAAAGGCAATGAATTAGTTCCCATTAAGTCAGTTATTTGTTTTATTGCCGATAATAAGTATGTATCAGTCATTCATACCCAAGGAGAAGTCCTGATCGAAGACTCTTTAAAGTTCTTAGAAGAAGAACTGGGTGATCAATTTTTACGCATCCATCGCAATGCACTGATTAACTTAGATGCTGCTCAACGTCTAGAGCGAACCAGCAGTAACGCCTTACAAATTCACCTTAAAGGGCTAGACCACCCATTAAATGTTAGCCGCCGACATGCCAGCGCAGTCCGTAAAGCCATTGAAGAGCACGGCAGTTAA
- a CDS encoding coiled-coil domain-containing protein, with protein sequence MHKDTAPIDPVIGELTTRELADIGPGLSSKWSRGGTKKRGVYWLAGGLILISVCIGFYWQQQSIKQLKQYLLKAEKITQQRHAVDEEQFALTIQQATAKLQLLTSHLKQLKQQFVMQGQQYTVMQRELTLLKNQQAEHASLGISLSKLKQPFAELKAEQLEIQKKLAQLQQLYEQQQTEQKSKQEAMQELADSLSRQQLFLSELKRQQTTLSVDIADFSSSHVEQQALVNRILKIEQQLEKALQESQSHADLASLKADNLWLKMEFEQLQAQHKKSLDLEKVIMKQEFDAYKTQFNRRLSELERNQ encoded by the coding sequence ATGCATAAAGATACAGCTCCTATTGACCCCGTTATTGGCGAGCTAACTACTCGTGAACTAGCTGATATAGGGCCTGGTCTATCCTCCAAGTGGTCTAGAGGTGGGACTAAGAAGAGGGGAGTGTACTGGCTTGCTGGGGGCCTTATACTGATAAGTGTTTGCATTGGGTTTTATTGGCAGCAACAAAGCATTAAACAGTTAAAGCAGTATTTACTTAAGGCAGAAAAAATAACACAGCAGAGACATGCGGTTGATGAAGAGCAATTCGCGTTGACTATTCAACAAGCTACGGCAAAACTGCAGTTATTGACATCACATTTAAAACAATTGAAACAGCAATTTGTAATGCAAGGGCAACAATATACCGTCATGCAGCGAGAGTTAACCTTGCTTAAAAATCAACAAGCGGAACATGCCTCTTTGGGGATTAGTCTTTCTAAGTTAAAGCAGCCATTTGCAGAGCTGAAAGCTGAGCAGTTAGAAATACAAAAAAAATTAGCTCAGTTGCAGCAGTTATATGAGCAGCAACAAACTGAGCAAAAGAGTAAACAGGAAGCGATGCAAGAGTTAGCAGACTCTTTGAGCAGGCAACAGTTGTTTCTATCAGAGCTCAAGAGGCAGCAGACAACACTTAGCGTAGATATAGCAGACTTCTCGTCGTCTCATGTCGAGCAGCAAGCTTTAGTGAATCGTATTTTAAAGATAGAGCAGCAGCTAGAAAAAGCATTGCAAGAGTCGCAAAGTCATGCTGATTTAGCCTCATTAAAAGCGGATAATTTGTGGCTTAAAATGGAGTTTGAGCAGTTACAGGCTCAGCATAAAAAAAGCTTGGACTTAGAAAAAGTAATCATGAAACAAGAGTTTGATGCTTATAAGACGCAGTTCAATCGACGCTTGTCTGAGCTTGAGCGCAATCAGTGA
- a CDS encoding ATP-binding protein, translating to MLSRLNLKSRVLYFTLLPAALLAMSLGVGFIWMLVNQAEAQLMQRSYIIAEQTARLSNVALAQKDTETLHILAQQILGNHDVRAVHFHDAHGNPIVKVGPATQHKTSYYSSSLQIVSGYQYSMLILPIYPLHTEPLSAAPIDQPLGWLELEVSHIATLLDSYRIGLITLIIILLGLAISGFLAARFAEKMIKPLRAITHNISQISAGDLSTRIAPVGCPDLDQLAKKLNQMFIAIQDAQEDMLNSIEQSTLDIRHNLETIEIQNIELNKARKEAVETSRIKTEFLTSISHEIRTPLNGILGFTSLLKKSELSSRQMNYLDTIQTSAENLLGILNQVLDLSRLEAGKVIFENMPFSLRDILHDTLMLLSTSAHEKQLELIQLIYQDTPNSFIGDPLRLQQVLTNLISNAIKFTHEGHVAIRVMLEEEQGDTSLIRFCIQDTGIGLQESELKSLFEAFKQVHSNMPHHAQGSGLGLSISKHLIEQMGGAIGVKSQANIGSEFWFTLPLKKSLSDAEPTLLSHLENDCVITFEEHLLARQSLHLQLKELGLTPMVADDLKHLVQQVQDSKKSTSPIRYAILSVNTRRHSPYLLKDYLDTLKAEHCFTLLICSTTELEVYQQHLSDYTAQIFHKPVALRQIQQLFHQHSSPLLTHKLTSRQIKPLTTNAITIMCVDDNAANLTFISTLLQEMHLNVLSFSDGWSAFEAFKSNTPDLVLMDIKMPGLDGKQTMHKMRVWETEANRSPTPIVAVTAHAFIEERRDLKQRGFNDFITKPVNEQTLIQIILTWTGHLITQPHTAQTDIALSKTAATNHTPQLAVFDFSESIQLAGGRKKLALDLLELLLDSLPADRDYIQQALAEGERDNLLERIHRLHGATKYCGVPQLRAQCKLCEALLKKPGGEINQEINVLIHCIERVMSECRGKVNPLNH from the coding sequence GTGCTCAGCCGCTTGAATCTCAAAAGTCGTGTACTGTATTTCACTTTACTCCCTGCTGCTTTACTAGCTATGAGCCTAGGTGTTGGCTTTATTTGGATGCTGGTTAATCAAGCAGAAGCCCAATTAATGCAGCGCTCCTACATTATTGCTGAGCAAACCGCTCGATTAAGCAATGTAGCATTAGCCCAGAAAGATACTGAAACCTTACATATCTTAGCCCAACAGATATTAGGTAATCATGATGTGCGCGCTGTTCACTTTCATGATGCCCATGGAAACCCCATTGTTAAAGTAGGTCCAGCCACTCAGCATAAAACCAGCTATTACAGTAGTAGCCTACAAATTGTAAGCGGCTATCAATATTCAATGCTGATTTTACCGATTTACCCACTCCACACCGAACCTTTAAGCGCAGCTCCTATAGACCAACCTCTAGGCTGGCTAGAGCTCGAAGTTTCACATATAGCTACTTTGCTAGATAGCTATCGTATTGGCCTAATTACTTTAATTATCATTTTGCTAGGCCTTGCCATTTCAGGCTTTCTTGCTGCACGCTTTGCCGAAAAAATGATTAAGCCATTACGCGCTATTACTCATAACATCTCACAAATTAGTGCTGGAGACCTTAGTACGCGTATTGCTCCTGTGGGGTGCCCTGACTTAGACCAACTAGCTAAAAAGCTCAATCAAATGTTTATTGCAATTCAAGATGCGCAAGAAGACATGCTAAATAGCATTGAACAGTCAACCTTAGATATTCGCCACAACCTTGAAACCATTGAAATACAAAATATTGAGTTGAATAAAGCGCGTAAAGAAGCCGTAGAGACCAGTCGCATTAAAACCGAATTTTTAACCAGTATTAGCCATGAAATTCGCACCCCGCTCAATGGTATTTTAGGCTTTACTAGCCTCTTGAAAAAAAGTGAGCTATCTAGTCGACAGATGAACTACCTGGATACCATTCAGACCTCAGCCGAAAACTTACTAGGCATTCTAAATCAGGTACTAGATCTTTCACGTCTTGAAGCAGGCAAAGTTATTTTTGAAAATATGCCCTTTAGTTTAAGAGATATTTTACATGACACTTTGATGCTACTTTCCACCAGCGCTCATGAGAAACAATTAGAACTCATTCAGCTCATTTATCAAGACACACCTAATAGTTTTATTGGTGACCCCCTACGACTCCAGCAAGTACTGACTAACCTAATCAGTAATGCTATTAAGTTTACCCATGAGGGGCATGTAGCAATACGCGTCATGCTAGAAGAGGAACAAGGGGACACCTCATTAATCCGCTTTTGTATACAAGATACGGGTATTGGCCTGCAAGAAAGCGAGCTAAAAAGCTTATTTGAAGCCTTTAAGCAGGTACATAGCAACATGCCCCATCATGCGCAGGGCTCAGGATTAGGCTTAAGCATTTCAAAGCATCTCATTGAGCAAATGGGAGGCGCTATTGGGGTTAAAAGCCAAGCGAATATTGGTTCAGAGTTCTGGTTTACCTTACCACTTAAAAAGTCTTTATCAGACGCAGAACCTACTCTTCTCTCACACTTAGAGAACGATTGTGTGATTACTTTCGAAGAGCATTTATTAGCGCGACAGAGCCTTCATTTACAGCTAAAAGAGCTGGGACTAACACCTATGGTTGCTGATGATTTAAAACATCTTGTGCAACAGGTTCAAGACTCTAAAAAGAGTACCTCTCCCATCCGCTACGCAATTTTATCAGTCAATACGCGTCGGCATTCTCCATATCTATTAAAAGATTATTTAGACACGTTAAAAGCAGAGCATTGTTTTACCCTACTCATTTGCTCAACTACTGAGTTAGAGGTCTATCAACAGCATTTATCAGACTATACGGCACAAATTTTTCATAAACCTGTTGCCTTACGTCAGATCCAGCAGCTGTTTCATCAACACTCCAGTCCGCTCTTAACTCACAAGTTAACAAGCCGTCAAATAAAGCCGTTAACCACTAACGCTATCACTATAATGTGTGTCGATGACAATGCAGCCAACTTAACTTTTATTAGCACACTGCTACAAGAAATGCATCTTAACGTCCTCAGCTTTAGTGATGGCTGGTCAGCATTTGAAGCCTTCAAGAGTAATACTCCAGATTTAGTCCTCATGGATATTAAAATGCCTGGCTTGGATGGCAAACAAACTATGCACAAAATGCGCGTTTGGGAAACAGAAGCAAACCGCTCACCGACTCCTATTGTGGCAGTCACCGCCCATGCATTTATTGAAGAACGCCGAGACTTAAAACAACGTGGCTTTAATGACTTTATTACTAAGCCTGTAAATGAACAAACATTAATTCAAATTATTTTAACCTGGACAGGCCATCTAATCACTCAGCCACACACAGCTCAAACCGATATCGCACTATCAAAAACTGCAGCAACCAATCATACGCCACAACTTGCTGTGTTTGATTTCTCAGAAAGCATTCAACTAGCTGGGGGGCGTAAAAAGTTAGCTTTGGACTTATTAGAGTTATTACTAGATTCATTGCCTGCTGATCGTGATTATATTCAACAAGCTCTAGCTGAAGGCGAGCGCGACAATTTACTGGAACGTATACATCGTTTACATGGCGCTACCAAATATTGTGGAGTCCCTCAGTTGCGCGCGCAATGCAAACTCTGTGAAGCTTTACTTAAAAAACCGGGCGGCGAGATTAATCAAGAAATAAACGTACTAATACACTGTATTGAACGTGTGATGTCGGAATGCCGTGGCAAAGTAAATCCGCTCAATCACTGA
- the cysM gene encoding cysteine synthase CysM — translation MKTTYPTVADYVGQTPLVRLQRLPGQTSNTLLVKLEGNNPAGSVKDRPALSMIEHAERAGNIAPGDTLIEATSGNTGIALAMVAAIKGYRMVLIMPDNSTAERKASMSAYGAELILVESMEAARDLALEMQAKGQGKVLNQFANPDNPCAHYLSTGPEIWQQTDGQITHFISSMGTTGTIMGVSRYLKEQNPQVQIVGLQPTEGASIPGIRRWAPEYLPEIFEPARVDQVVDMSQERAEECMRRLAREEGIFCGVSSGGAVAAMLDLSEQLENAVLVAIICDRGDRYLSSGLFA, via the coding sequence ATGAAAACTACCTATCCTACCGTAGCCGACTATGTGGGACAGACCCCTTTAGTGCGTTTGCAGCGCTTGCCAGGTCAAACCAGCAACACCTTATTAGTAAAGTTAGAAGGTAACAATCCTGCAGGATCAGTTAAAGATCGTCCTGCGTTGTCGATGATTGAGCATGCAGAGCGTGCGGGTAACATTGCACCGGGGGATACCTTAATTGAAGCCACCTCAGGCAATACAGGGATTGCCCTAGCAATGGTGGCGGCAATTAAAGGTTATCGTATGGTGTTAATCATGCCGGATAACTCCACTGCCGAGCGCAAAGCTTCAATGAGTGCCTACGGTGCTGAGTTGATCTTGGTTGAAAGTATGGAAGCAGCGCGGGACTTAGCCCTAGAGATGCAAGCTAAAGGGCAGGGTAAGGTGTTAAATCAATTTGCCAATCCGGATAATCCATGCGCGCATTATCTGAGTACTGGCCCTGAAATTTGGCAGCAAACCGACGGGCAGATTACCCACTTTATTAGCTCGATGGGCACCACTGGCACCATTATGGGGGTGTCGCGCTATTTAAAAGAACAAAATCCACAAGTACAGATTGTGGGTTTGCAACCCACCGAAGGGGCTTCTATTCCAGGTATTCGCCGCTGGGCTCCAGAGTATTTGCCAGAAATTTTTGAGCCAGCACGGGTAGATCAAGTGGTCGATATGAGCCAAGAGCGTGCTGAAGAGTGTATGCGTCGTTTAGCTCGTGAAGAAGGCATCTTCTGTGGCGTATCTTCTGGTGGTGCGGTTGCTGCTATGCTCGACTTATCCGAACAGCTAGAAAATGCAGTGTTGGTGGCGATTATTTGTGATCGTGGTGACCGTTATCTATCCAGCGGTTTATTTGCATGA